A region of Bacillus rossius redtenbacheri isolate Brsri chromosome 2, Brsri_v3, whole genome shotgun sequence DNA encodes the following proteins:
- the LOC134529880 gene encoding uncharacterized protein LOC134529880, translating to MKRTASGVPVAAGQPSTSGACQPASGALQPSTSGTVQVCAPSSGNGCAYCAKLFSASRNARRHEKVCAENPGRTVNYQCHTCGMSFSRMDNLNRHLSSCRATTEHSSSSRCKFCRQQFEHSRHARRHEKSQCLFNPERITFTCTKCQGEFTRKDNLLTHSKTCNGLAAKRRRVDTTSSLQQPGPSTRPQYVASVPDQAQAVLEAQAPDQAQVDLEAGGTGFVEVESAFRRNIKTLVAENNGVTKDICTYMAHMKTNLINQISHEVQENGPVKFNIWLECDYVKPAPFDEGVDKRAFKTKNIPIYEVSDIEEVIDESILKICKEEEDYASKGSGWTLSAVKRLQLRFNKLVPLRVSSYIDLPVTIKNREAIINPKNLSDNECFKWAILARYVEGENPQRVDKRYHELENKFDFSGLEFPTPLHQIKIFERNNPDVSVNVYNIDEDNKIAPVRVGKEEKRHHFDLLLLSNEENNSHFCYIKNFSCLVRPQITAHHANIHVCKRCFTYYHDLPRESGLSGQQCLDAHRKFCNTHAPVRVEMPKPEKNGQPPVMKFKNYHHMTKMPIVVYADFEALLVPIQTCQPDPQKSGTYAYQKHEAYSYCIHVKTDNDVIPATLTSSLPQEPILYRGPDAEKKFVEAIVEIGNKVKDIYETSLPMSTLTAQEYVSFVSAYQCCYCNTVFTADNYKVKDHDHFSGKYLGAACNSCNLLRRRPKKLVVYFHNLAYDEKFIIKQLGFDNKEIFIIPHTQEKMVTFSKKLGDKFSVQFVDSFRFMAHSLASLASYLPADQFKETSKYFTSEEMSLVTRKGVFPYDYVSSWETLDEPQLPPKEKFYNLLNDSNISEEDYHHAKAVWDKFGCVTLGDYSDVYLKTDVLLLADVFESFRQLCLTTYGLDCSHYVSTPGFTFDAMLKETQVRLELMTDYDMYMFIEAGIRGGVAQVVKRHCKANNTCLPRTYDPSQPSNHIMYVDANNLYGWAMSLPLPTNGFKWVGADIDVMSIPDEGQTGYILEVDVEYQSALHEEHKDLPFLPVSQCPPGSRQSKLMTTLEHKEHYIVHYRNLKQALQHGLRIKKIHRVLEFNQRAWMEPFIMKNTLKRQAATNDFEKEFFKLANNASFGKLLENKFLRQRMELVCSDERLRKVIAKPAFQDRTIFNENLSLVKLQHEKIYLDRPIYAGFSVLDLSKTLMYNFHYDVMKQKYKDDITLAYMDTDSFIYDIKTRNFYQDLADDSALMDIFDTSSYPIGHPCYSPTNKKVVGKFKDELFSVGVKHGGDFVGPEPLR from the exons atgaagaggaccgcgtctggtgttcccgtggcagctggccagccctcgacctcgggagcctgCCAGCCCGCCTCCGGAGCCCTTCAGCCCTCAACATCGGGGACAGTacaggtatgtgcaccgtcaTCAGGGAATGGGTGTGCCTACTGTGCCAAATTGTTTTCTGCTAGCCGTAATGCCAGACGGCACGAGAAAGTGTGTGCAGAAAATCCTGGCCGCACTGTTAACTACCAGTGCCATACTTGCGGCATGTCGTTTTCACGCATGGATAATTTGAACCGTCACCTGTCATCATGTCGTGCCACCACCGAGCACAGCTCGAGCTCGAGGTGTAAATTCTGCAGGCAACAATTTGAACATAGTCgccatgccagacgacatgaAAAGAGCCAGTGCctgttcaatcccgagcgcataACATTTACATGTACGAAATGCCAGGGTGAGTTTACTCGAAAAGATAATTTATTAACGCACAGCAAGACGTGCAATGGGCTGGCCGCTAAGAGACGACGCGTAGACACGACCTCtagcctgcaacagcccggccccagcactcgtccgcaatacgtggcgagtgtgcccgaccaggctcAGGCAGtcttggaggcgcaagcgcctgaccaggcaCAAGTAGACTTGGAGGCAGGAGGTACCGGGTTCGTTGAGGTAGAGAGTGCGTTCCGCCGGAACATTAAGACCTTAGTGGCAGAAAATAATGGTGTAACAAAGGATATTTGCACTTACATGGCCCATATGAAGACGAACCTGATAAATCAGATATCACATGAAGTTCAAGAAAACGGCCCAGTAAAATTCAACATCTGGCTCGAGTGTGACTATGTCAAGCCGGCCCCCTTTGATGAAGGTGTGGACAAAAGAGCgttcaaaaccaaaaatattccTATTTACGAAGTGAGCGATATTGAAGAGGTCATTGATGAAAGTATATTGAAaatatgcaaggaggaggaagattatgCCAGCAAGGGATCTGGATGGACCTTGTCTGCCGTGAAGCGACTCCAGCTCCGCTTCAACAAGCTAGTGCCTCTTAGAGTATCTTCATACATTGATCTGCCTGTCACCATCAAGAACCGCGAGGCTATAATAAACCCCAAGAACCTCAGTGACAacgagtgcttcaagtgggccatactggcacGGTACGTGGAGGGGGAGAATCCGCAACGTGTGGACAAGAGGTACCACGAGCTTGAaaacaaatttgatttttcagggcttgagttccccacccccctccaccaaatcaagaTCTTCGAGAGGAACAATCCCGATGTGTCCGTCAACGTCTACAACATTGACGAGGACAacaagatcgcgccagtgcgtgtggggaaggaagaaaaacgacatcatttcgacctcctgCTGCTGTCTAACGAAGAAAATAACTCGCACTTTTGTTATATAAAAAACTTTTCTTGTCTTGTCAGACCCCAGATCACAGCCCATCATGCGAATATACATGTCTGCAAGAGGTGCTTCACCTATTATCATGATTTGCCACGTGAATCAggactgtcagggcagcagtgtctcgacgcgcacagaaagttctgcaacacccacgctcccgtgcgcgtcgagatgccgaagccagaaaagaacggccagcccccagtcatgaaatttaaaaactatcATCATATGACAAAAATGCCCATAGTAGTGTATGCGGATTTTGAAGCCCTGCTAGTACCCATCCAGacatgccagccggacccccagaAATCAGGCACTTATGCATATCAAAAGCATGAAGCATATAGCTATTGTATACACGTTAAGACCGACAATGACGTCATCCCAGCAACgctcacttcctcgctgccacAAGAACCTATACTCTACAGGGGTCCCGATGCTGAGAAGAAGTTCGTGGAGGCGATTGTTGAAATTGGAAATAAGGTAAAAGACATTTACGAGACCAGCCTGCCCATGTCGACGCTGACGGCACAAGAGTACGTCAGCTTCGTCTCAGCCTATCAGTGCTGCTATTGTAATACGGTATTTACGGCCGATAATTATAAAGTCaaggaccacgaccacttcagtggaaaATACCTCggcgccgcctgcaacagctgcaaccttctgcgcaggcggcccaagaaactGGTGGTTTACTTCCACAATCTTGCCTACGATGAGAAGTTCATAATAAAACAGCTGGGCTtcgacaacaaggaaatattcaTCATCCCCCACACGCAAGAGAAGATGGTAACATTTTCAAAGAAGCTGGGCGACAAATTTTCAGTGCAGTTTGTCGATAGTTTTAGATTCATGGCtcacagtttggcgtcccttgcgtcgtacctgccagccgaccaatTCAAAGAGACCTCAAAGTATTTTACATCGGAAGAAATGTCCCTCGTCACGAGAAAAGGTGTTTTCCCCTACGATTATGTATCAAGCTGGGAAACACTGGACGAGCCGCAACTGCCACCTAAAGAAAAATTCTACAATTTATTAAATGACAGCAACATAAGTGAAGAAGATTACCATCATGCAAAAGCGGTATGGGACaagttcggctgcgtgaccctgggcgaTTACAGTGATGTGTATCTCAAGACCGACGTACTGCTGCTCGCCGATGTTTTTGAGAGCTTTCGCCAGCTGTGTCTGACAACGTATGGCCTtgactgcagccactacgtcagcacgccagggttcacgttcgacgccATGTTAAAGGAGACGCAGGTACGGCTGGAACTGATGACTGATTATGATATGTATATGTTCATAGAGGCTGGGATCAGGGGCGGGGTCGCTCAAGTGGTGAAGCGACATTGTAAGGCAAACAACAcctgccttccccgcacctacgatcccagccagccGTCAAATCATATAATGTATGTTGACGCCAACAATTTAtatgggtgggccatgtcgtTGCCTCTTCCGACCAACGGCTTCAagtgggtgggcgctgatatcgacgtgatgtcgatacctgacgaggggcagacgggctacatcctagaagttgatgtggagtatcagtctgccctccacgaggaacataaggacctaccgttcctgcccgtcagccagtgcccgcccggctcgcgtCAGTCAAAACTGATGACGACGCTCGAGCACAAGGAACACTATATAGTTCACTACAGAAACTTGAAGcaagctctccagcacggactgcgaataaaaaaaatacatagagtcCTGGAATTCAATCAGCGTGCCTGGATGGAGCCATTTATTATGAAAAACACGTTGAAAAGACAAGCAGCTACAAACGACTTTGAAAAAGAATTCTTTAAGCTTGCCAACAATGCTTCTTTCGGTAAACTTTTAGAGAACAAATTTCTGAGGCAACGTATGGAACTTGTGTGCAGCGATGAGAGACTCAGAAAAGTGATCgccaagccagcgttccaggaccgaaccatctTCAACGAAAATCTATCACTAGTAAAACTTCAACATGAGAAAATTTATCTTGACCGCCCTATATATGCGGGGTTCTCGGTTCTGGACTTGTCCAAAACGCTCATGTATAATTTCcactatgatgtgatgaaacagaaatataaggATGACATCACGCTGGCCTATATGGACACGGACAGCTTCATATATGACATCAAGACGCGcaatttctaccaggacctggccgacgactctgcgctcatggaTATATTTGACACGAGCAGCTATCCCATTGGtcacccctgctactcgcccaccaataaGAAGGTGGTGGGCAAGTTcaaggatgagt TATTCTCTGTAGGGGTGAAGCACGGTGGGGACTTCGTGGGCCCCGAGCCGCTACGGTAG